From Salmo salar chromosome ssa04, Ssal_v3.1, whole genome shotgun sequence, one genomic window encodes:
- the LOC106602590 gene encoding DNA repair protein complementing XP-A cells homolog, whose translation MDLLEPPTPVKDNASSHSESKAKNCDLSPAMRAKIERNRQRALMLRQARLASRPSAGEGGGTSAKVAKIVDSGGGFFIDEEEEGQEEQRTKEVVLQPAPVIETDYLLCDDCDKPFMDSYLSSGFDLAVCDNCRDNEVKHKLISRTEAKQLYLLKDCDLDKREPVLRFVLRKNPHNPHWGDMKLYLKLQVEKRSLEVWDSEEALEEAKEAREENREVQKQKRFNKKVKELRRAVRSSVWTKDTSAHQHEYGPEELVDEEEDLYRKVCNTCGHELTYEKM comes from the exons ATGGATCTGTTGGAGCCTCCCACACCGGTGAAGGATAATGCTTCTTCTCATTCGGAGTCCAAAGCCAAGAACTGCGATCTGTCCCCCGCGATGAGAGCCAAGATCGAACGAAACAGACAGCGGGCTCTAATGCTGAGGCAAGCCCGACTTGCCAGCAGACCATCGGCAGGAGAAGGGGGTGGAACCTCGGCTAAAGTCGCTAAGATAGTCGACTCTGGAGGTGGGTTCTTCattgatgaagaagaggagggacaggaggagcaAAGGACAAAGGAAGTGGTGCTTCAACCAG CCCCGGTGATAGAGACAGACTATCTGCTGTGTGATGACTGTGACAAGCCGTTTATGGATTCCTACCTCAGCAGCGGCTTCGATCTGGCAGTCTGTGACAACTGCAG agacaacgaggtGAAACACAAGCTGATATCCCGTACGGAGGCTAAGCAGCTCTACCTACTGAAGGACTGTGACCTGGACAAGAGGGAACCAGTGCTGAGGTTTGTCCTGAGGAAGAACCCACACAACCCTCACTGGGGAGACATGAAACTCTACCTCAAGCTGCAG GTGGAGAAGCGCTCCTTAGAGGTGTGGGACTCCGAGGAGGCCCTGGAGGAGGCCAAGGAGGCcagagaggagaacagggagGTGCAGAAGCAGAAGCGCTTCAACAAAAAGGTTAAAG AGCTCCGCCGGGCAGTGAGGAGCAGCGTGTGGACAAAGGACACCAGTGCTCACCAGCACGAGTACGGCCCCGAGGAGCTagtggatgaagaggaggatcTCTACAGGAAGGTCTGTAACACCTGTGGACATGAACTGACCTATGAGAAGATGTAG
- the LOC106602589 gene encoding transmembrane protein 132A isoform X1, with translation MNDSFWCMLNVSLLQDAFFCMRVNLKHHDTFSTPQSSKGAMTLLGLCGFLGSFRGAVMGEHSCPSALWGREGVKVLALYSLLAVVHTSHAQPPLPLSLPAKIVVPPPWHALPLLQADLGSLFSNSSPFAFSQSLLMVPPAGEASKAGVRASFGPYSVSQLVSGPILPLSPPLSASLLSKHVERERDEGGKERYRVRVLFHVRGDASRGSCITLHAFKETEEQKASCITQPPLGLCVVTLALPKDWFEVDQTSQPYLGPSQHARHTHRHRTRNRGRRHEGVVVGGADGIPFPGALRYSPAHTGDRIQLYYSLFGIASNIKLAPPRCVEDKLPQSQRQLIYIGAVTLRKYNKGREANRTKEEIDCCNGQEEEELRLDSNVLIRYRRGPVRTGQPIGISVNLKANFNAEFVVIRLKVKKGLLSLVAQRSLNSDLWVVNLEKTQGSKHDVISIICHKLAGHMDSDSPAALQQVACLSVDGLRRSFGVAMTVSASWWVEYSGRNNPPPPHGGVVSSFSFTDREIVGISPITESGMIINTAILTSEPVSLPVIVLAVGHDGKVSDITAAVKCQSSNDDIIKVSSDCSTLFVDGSESGVGSTCVGVEFLLGTLSGSLCLSVWAPVVPLRVSLSDNELSAIDGWNHYTENGCSPVYQRSTVQVLTQFSAQGGQGQLNYLLGSSDWFVDATELVRNWLRVENPRVAVLDKQSNLIGLHPGKTSVHVISSQWDGVLGSCDVIVTSEPVTPGDLSVQVVGGLGMSINASPAHPAVVTATVTAYNILYNHEQEASISVWLQFSDDSATLLSAFSRGTFALRLSSLAETVVAVTPGPSLRIVAQGEGGGPLLKAELLVPTCKPMANSVDGDLANPKEGSGTRRLAKGSGWIRVNLDSDLRPMGSEEANLELLNISDMLMESSDRDVQYRNFPDNDIIIGNVTAVSGDDYYDKAGDGMIARNDLERAVLTPNHEESAVYFSPGVEREREEKLEDKELEVGVGAVLSLLCLSALLFLVNCLPCALRERRKRKDMNVEGVEGVVEEEWEEGEEEVKEEAEAKEVAEKNEKITSYPRVISLHETTTEENEGQSDQSMDH, from the exons ATGAACGACAGTTTTTGGTGCATGCTCAATGTAAGCCTCCTCCAGGATGCATTTTTTTGCATGCGTGTGAACCTGAAACATCACGACACCTTCTCAACGCCTCAGAGCTCTAAGGGTGCTATGACACTTTTGGGGTTGTGTGGTTTTTTGGGATCCTTCAGGGGTGCAGTGATGGGTGAGCACAGCTGCCCCAGTGCAttgtgggggagagagggtgtgaaGGTACTCGCGCTCTATTCGCTCCTAGCAGTCG TACACACATCCCATGcccagcctcccctccctctctccctcccggcCAAAATCGTTGTCCCCCCTCCCTGGCACGCTCTGCCCCTGTTGCAGGCTGATCTGGGCTCACTGTTCTCCAACTCCAGCCCCTTCGCCTTCTCTCAGTCCCTGCTCATGGTGCCTCCGGCTGGGGAAGCCTCCAAAGCAGGGGTCCGGGCTTCCTTCGGGCCTTACTCTGTCAGCCAG CTGGTCTCCGGgcccatcctccccctctcccctcctctgtctgcgtctctcctctctaaacacgtggagcgagagagggatgaaggaggaaaggagaggtacCGGGTGCGGGTGTTGTTCCATGTGCGAGGGGACGCCAGCAGAGGGAGCTGTATCACCCTCCACGCCTTCAAAGAGACCGAGGAGCAGAAGGCTTCCTGTATCACacag cCTCCATTGGGTCTGTGTGTGGTGACCCTGGCCCTACCTAAGGACTGGTTTGAGGTGGACCAGACCAGCCAGCCCTACCTTGGCCCCAGCCAGCATGCCAGGCACACACACCGACACCGCACCCGTAATCGGGGACGACGGCACGAGGGTGTTGTCGTCGGTGGAGCCGATGGCATCCCCTTCCCAGGCGCCCTCAGATACAGCCCCGCCCACACCGGAGACCGCATCCAGTTGTACTACTCATTGTTTGGCATAGCGTCCAACATCAAACTAGCACCCCCTAGGTGTGTGGAAGACAAATTACCACAGTCTCAGAGACAGTTGATTTATATAGGAGCTGTGACTCTGAGGAAGTACAATAAGGGGAGAGAGGCCAACAGGACCAAAGAGGAAATAGACTGTTGCAAtggacaggaagaggaagagctACGGTTGGATTCCAACGTGCTGATTCGCTATCGCAGGGGACCGGTCCGCACGGGACAGCCAATAGGGATTTCTGTGAACCTGAAGGCCAATTTCAATGCAGAGTTTGTTGTTATCCG ACTGAAGGTGAAGAAAGGCCTTTTGTCTCTGGTTGCCCAGCGCTCTCTGAACTCTGACCTCTGGGTTGTGAACCTGGAGAAAACCCAGGGCTCCAAACATGACGTCATCTCCATCATCTGCCATAAACTGGCGGGACACATGGACAGCGACAG TCCCGCTGCTCTGCAGCAGGTTGCCTGTCTGTCAGTGGACGGCTTGCGAAGGAGTTTCGGGGTTGCCATGACTGTATCGGCCAGCTGGTGGGTGGAGTACTCAGGCCGTAATAACCCTCCGCCACCACACGGCGGAGTAGTGAGTAGCTTCTCCTTCACTGACAGAGAGATAGTGGGCATCTCTCCCATAACTGAG AGTGGCATGATCATCAACACGGCCATCTTGACCAGCGAGCCAGTGTCACTTCCTGTCATTGTGCTGGCAGTGGGGCATGATGGGAAGGTGTCTGATATCACCGCGGCGGTGAAGTGTCAGTCGTCCAACGATGATATCATCAAG GTGTCAAGTGATTGCTCAACCCTCTTCGTCGACGGAAGTGAATCAGGGGTGGGCAGCACCTGCGTAGGGGTGGAGTTTCTCCTGGGCACGCTCAGTGGTTCCCTATGTCTGTCCGTGTGGGCTCCTGTCGTCCCACTGCGCGTCTCACTGTCCGACAACGAGCTGAGCGCCATCGATGGCTGGAACCACTACACGGAGAACGG CTGTTCTCCAGTGTATCAGAGGTCCACGGTTCAGGTTCTGACCCAGTTCAGTGCTCAGGGTGGCCAGGGTCAGCTGAACTACCTGCTGGGCTCCTCTGATTGGTTTGTGGATGCCACAGAGTTGGTCCGTAATTGGCTGAGGGTAGAGAATCCTCGCGTGGCGGTCCTCGACAAGCAGAGCAATCTGATTGGTCTACACCCGGGGAAAACTTCAGTTCAT GTCATATCAAGCCAATGGGACGGTGTGCTGGGTAGCTGTGATGTCATTGTGACCTCTGAACCCGTGACCCCTGGTGACCTCTCAGTGCAGGTTGTGGGAGGACTCGGTATGTCAATCAATGCAAGCCCTGCCCACCCTGCTGTTGTCACAGCAACAGTGACCGCATACAACATTCTCTACAACCATGAGCAG gaaGCGTCCATCAGTGTCTGGCTCCAGTTCAGTGATGATAGCGCCACGTTGCTCTCCGCCTTCAGCCGTGGTACCTTCGCCCTGCGCCTCTCCTCATTGGCAGAGACCGTGGTCGCCGTGACGCCCGGCCCATCGCTGCGCATCGTCGCCCAGGGCGAAGGGGGCGGGCCTTTACTGAAAGCAGAACTCCTGGTCCCCACCTGCAAGCCAATGGCGAACTCCGTCGACGGGGACCTGGCCAATCCGAAGGAAGGAAGCGGGACCAGGAGGCTGGCTAAAGGATCTGGTTGGATCAGGGTGAACCTGGACTCTGACCTTCGTCCAATGGGGAGCGAGGAGGCGAACTTGGAGCTGCTCAACATTTCGGACATGTTGATGGAGTCATCTGACAGGGATGTTCAGTACAGAAACTTCCCGGACAATGACATCATCATAGGGAACGTCACTGCCGTCAGCGGTGACGACTACTATGACAAGGCCGGCGATGGGATGATCGCCAGGAACGACCTGGAGAGAGCGGTGTTGACCCCGAATCACGAAGAGAGCGCGGTGTACTTCTCTCCCGgggtggagcgagagagggaggagaaactgGAGGATAAAGAGCTGGAGGTGGGTGTCGGGGCAGTTCTCTCCCTCCTTTGCCTCTCCGCACTCCTCTTCCTGGTGAATTGTCTGCCCTGTGctttgagggagaggaggaagaggaaggacatgaacgtggagggggtggagggagtggtggaggaagagtgggaggaaggagaagaggaggtgaaggaggaggCGGAGGCAAAGGAGGTTGCAGAAAAGAACGAGAAAATAACATCATACCCCAGGGTAATATCACTTCACGAGACTACTACAGAAGAGAACGAGGGACAGTCAGATCAAAGCATGGACCATTAA
- the LOC106602589 gene encoding transmembrane protein 132A isoform X2 has protein sequence MGEHSCPSALWGREGVKVLALYSLLAVVHTSHAQPPLPLSLPAKIVVPPPWHALPLLQADLGSLFSNSSPFAFSQSLLMVPPAGEASKAGVRASFGPYSVSQLVSGPILPLSPPLSASLLSKHVERERDEGGKERYRVRVLFHVRGDASRGSCITLHAFKETEEQKASCITQPPLGLCVVTLALPKDWFEVDQTSQPYLGPSQHARHTHRHRTRNRGRRHEGVVVGGADGIPFPGALRYSPAHTGDRIQLYYSLFGIASNIKLAPPRCVEDKLPQSQRQLIYIGAVTLRKYNKGREANRTKEEIDCCNGQEEEELRLDSNVLIRYRRGPVRTGQPIGISVNLKANFNAEFVVIRLKVKKGLLSLVAQRSLNSDLWVVNLEKTQGSKHDVISIICHKLAGHMDSDSPAALQQVACLSVDGLRRSFGVAMTVSASWWVEYSGRNNPPPPHGGVVSSFSFTDREIVGISPITESGMIINTAILTSEPVSLPVIVLAVGHDGKVSDITAAVKCQSSNDDIIKVSSDCSTLFVDGSESGVGSTCVGVEFLLGTLSGSLCLSVWAPVVPLRVSLSDNELSAIDGWNHYTENGCSPVYQRSTVQVLTQFSAQGGQGQLNYLLGSSDWFVDATELVRNWLRVENPRVAVLDKQSNLIGLHPGKTSVHVISSQWDGVLGSCDVIVTSEPVTPGDLSVQVVGGLGMSINASPAHPAVVTATVTAYNILYNHEQEASISVWLQFSDDSATLLSAFSRGTFALRLSSLAETVVAVTPGPSLRIVAQGEGGGPLLKAELLVPTCKPMANSVDGDLANPKEGSGTRRLAKGSGWIRVNLDSDLRPMGSEEANLELLNISDMLMESSDRDVQYRNFPDNDIIIGNVTAVSGDDYYDKAGDGMIARNDLERAVLTPNHEESAVYFSPGVEREREEKLEDKELEVGVGAVLSLLCLSALLFLVNCLPCALRERRKRKDMNVEGVEGVVEEEWEEGEEEVKEEAEAKEVAEKNEKITSYPRVISLHETTTEENEGQSDQSMDH, from the exons ATGGGTGAGCACAGCTGCCCCAGTGCAttgtgggggagagagggtgtgaaGGTACTCGCGCTCTATTCGCTCCTAGCAGTCG TACACACATCCCATGcccagcctcccctccctctctccctcccggcCAAAATCGTTGTCCCCCCTCCCTGGCACGCTCTGCCCCTGTTGCAGGCTGATCTGGGCTCACTGTTCTCCAACTCCAGCCCCTTCGCCTTCTCTCAGTCCCTGCTCATGGTGCCTCCGGCTGGGGAAGCCTCCAAAGCAGGGGTCCGGGCTTCCTTCGGGCCTTACTCTGTCAGCCAG CTGGTCTCCGGgcccatcctccccctctcccctcctctgtctgcgtctctcctctctaaacacgtggagcgagagagggatgaaggaggaaaggagaggtacCGGGTGCGGGTGTTGTTCCATGTGCGAGGGGACGCCAGCAGAGGGAGCTGTATCACCCTCCACGCCTTCAAAGAGACCGAGGAGCAGAAGGCTTCCTGTATCACacag cCTCCATTGGGTCTGTGTGTGGTGACCCTGGCCCTACCTAAGGACTGGTTTGAGGTGGACCAGACCAGCCAGCCCTACCTTGGCCCCAGCCAGCATGCCAGGCACACACACCGACACCGCACCCGTAATCGGGGACGACGGCACGAGGGTGTTGTCGTCGGTGGAGCCGATGGCATCCCCTTCCCAGGCGCCCTCAGATACAGCCCCGCCCACACCGGAGACCGCATCCAGTTGTACTACTCATTGTTTGGCATAGCGTCCAACATCAAACTAGCACCCCCTAGGTGTGTGGAAGACAAATTACCACAGTCTCAGAGACAGTTGATTTATATAGGAGCTGTGACTCTGAGGAAGTACAATAAGGGGAGAGAGGCCAACAGGACCAAAGAGGAAATAGACTGTTGCAAtggacaggaagaggaagagctACGGTTGGATTCCAACGTGCTGATTCGCTATCGCAGGGGACCGGTCCGCACGGGACAGCCAATAGGGATTTCTGTGAACCTGAAGGCCAATTTCAATGCAGAGTTTGTTGTTATCCG ACTGAAGGTGAAGAAAGGCCTTTTGTCTCTGGTTGCCCAGCGCTCTCTGAACTCTGACCTCTGGGTTGTGAACCTGGAGAAAACCCAGGGCTCCAAACATGACGTCATCTCCATCATCTGCCATAAACTGGCGGGACACATGGACAGCGACAG TCCCGCTGCTCTGCAGCAGGTTGCCTGTCTGTCAGTGGACGGCTTGCGAAGGAGTTTCGGGGTTGCCATGACTGTATCGGCCAGCTGGTGGGTGGAGTACTCAGGCCGTAATAACCCTCCGCCACCACACGGCGGAGTAGTGAGTAGCTTCTCCTTCACTGACAGAGAGATAGTGGGCATCTCTCCCATAACTGAG AGTGGCATGATCATCAACACGGCCATCTTGACCAGCGAGCCAGTGTCACTTCCTGTCATTGTGCTGGCAGTGGGGCATGATGGGAAGGTGTCTGATATCACCGCGGCGGTGAAGTGTCAGTCGTCCAACGATGATATCATCAAG GTGTCAAGTGATTGCTCAACCCTCTTCGTCGACGGAAGTGAATCAGGGGTGGGCAGCACCTGCGTAGGGGTGGAGTTTCTCCTGGGCACGCTCAGTGGTTCCCTATGTCTGTCCGTGTGGGCTCCTGTCGTCCCACTGCGCGTCTCACTGTCCGACAACGAGCTGAGCGCCATCGATGGCTGGAACCACTACACGGAGAACGG CTGTTCTCCAGTGTATCAGAGGTCCACGGTTCAGGTTCTGACCCAGTTCAGTGCTCAGGGTGGCCAGGGTCAGCTGAACTACCTGCTGGGCTCCTCTGATTGGTTTGTGGATGCCACAGAGTTGGTCCGTAATTGGCTGAGGGTAGAGAATCCTCGCGTGGCGGTCCTCGACAAGCAGAGCAATCTGATTGGTCTACACCCGGGGAAAACTTCAGTTCAT GTCATATCAAGCCAATGGGACGGTGTGCTGGGTAGCTGTGATGTCATTGTGACCTCTGAACCCGTGACCCCTGGTGACCTCTCAGTGCAGGTTGTGGGAGGACTCGGTATGTCAATCAATGCAAGCCCTGCCCACCCTGCTGTTGTCACAGCAACAGTGACCGCATACAACATTCTCTACAACCATGAGCAG gaaGCGTCCATCAGTGTCTGGCTCCAGTTCAGTGATGATAGCGCCACGTTGCTCTCCGCCTTCAGCCGTGGTACCTTCGCCCTGCGCCTCTCCTCATTGGCAGAGACCGTGGTCGCCGTGACGCCCGGCCCATCGCTGCGCATCGTCGCCCAGGGCGAAGGGGGCGGGCCTTTACTGAAAGCAGAACTCCTGGTCCCCACCTGCAAGCCAATGGCGAACTCCGTCGACGGGGACCTGGCCAATCCGAAGGAAGGAAGCGGGACCAGGAGGCTGGCTAAAGGATCTGGTTGGATCAGGGTGAACCTGGACTCTGACCTTCGTCCAATGGGGAGCGAGGAGGCGAACTTGGAGCTGCTCAACATTTCGGACATGTTGATGGAGTCATCTGACAGGGATGTTCAGTACAGAAACTTCCCGGACAATGACATCATCATAGGGAACGTCACTGCCGTCAGCGGTGACGACTACTATGACAAGGCCGGCGATGGGATGATCGCCAGGAACGACCTGGAGAGAGCGGTGTTGACCCCGAATCACGAAGAGAGCGCGGTGTACTTCTCTCCCGgggtggagcgagagagggaggagaaactgGAGGATAAAGAGCTGGAGGTGGGTGTCGGGGCAGTTCTCTCCCTCCTTTGCCTCTCCGCACTCCTCTTCCTGGTGAATTGTCTGCCCTGTGctttgagggagaggaggaagaggaaggacatgaacgtggagggggtggagggagtggtggaggaagagtgggaggaaggagaagaggaggtgaaggaggaggCGGAGGCAAAGGAGGTTGCAGAAAAGAACGAGAAAATAACATCATACCCCAGGGTAATATCACTTCACGAGACTACTACAGAAGAGAACGAGGGACAGTCAGATCAAAGCATGGACCATTAA
- the LOC106602649 gene encoding T-cell surface glycoprotein CD5 isoform X2 — protein sequence MRCLSSLLLSPVFLNLFISRMDGRLVLTILALCVMNVVTIEMSTFPPQPLTSSNSTPATSGPITPITSCECNISTSCSSPTKPKSLPPALGVVKVNWKGKSCKGDIHLSLLLHHSLPLCFNSLANHSLQLAELCERKGCEGSPKWTETPARSEGYQIDRDGRVTNNSCKTLRIQCVDVPDQLVGYKVVTGLLCVLVLVVLMVRFGQPSLKAFLSDKRQSRWIGPTQSQSVSYHRGKAGLQLNDNTDKRHSYPGLERLTVNTSREPSSNRNSDYDSYNL from the exons ATGCgttgtctctcttctcttcttctctccccagTTTTTCTCAACCTGTTCATCTCCAGAATGGATGGAAGGCTAGTACTTACCATCCTGGCCCTGTGTGTAATGAATGTCG taACCATTGAAATGAGCACATTtcccccccaacctctcacatCATCCAACTCCACTCCTGCTACCTCCGGTCCCATCACTCCCATCACTTCCTGTGAGTGTAATATCTCCACTTCCTGTTCCTCTCCGACCAAGCCCAAGTCTCTGCCACCTGCGCTGGGTGTTGTCAAGGTCAACTGGAAAGGAAAGTCCTGTAAGGGGGACatacacctgtctctcctcttgcaCCATTCCTTACCACTCTGTTTTAACAGTTTGGCTAATCATAGCCTTCAACTGGCAGAGTTGTGTGAGAGGAAGGGCTGCGAGGGCTCCCCAAAGTGGACTGAGACCCCTGCTAGGTCTGAGGGTTACCAGATCGATAGGGATGGAAGGGTTACCAATAACTCCTGTAAAACACTGAGGATCCAATGCGTAG ACGTCCCAGATCAGTTAGTGGGCTATAAGGTGGTGACTGGACTGCTGTGTGTTCTGGTGCTGGTGGTGCTGATGGTGCGTTTCGGGCAGCCCTCCCTCAAGGCCTTCC TGTCAGACAAGAGACAGAGTCGGTGGATCGGACCTACGCAGAGCCAAAGTG TCTCCTACCATAGAGGGAAGGCTGGACTCCAACTTAACGACAACACAGACAAGAGACACTCCTACCCTG GATTGGAGAGGCTGACGGTGAACACCAGCCGAGAGCCGTCGTCTAACAGAAACAGTGATTATGACTCTTATAACTTgtga
- the LOC106602649 gene encoding T-cell surface glycoprotein CD5 isoform X1, whose translation MRCLSSLLLSPVFLNLFISRMDGRLVLTILALCVMNVVTIEMSTFPPQPLTSSNSTPATSGPITPITSCECNISTSCSSPTKPKSLPPALGVVKVNWKGKSCKGDIHLSLLLHHSLPLCFNSLANHSLQLAELCERKGCEGSPKWTETPARSEGYQIDRDGRVTNNSCKTLRIQCVDVPDQLVGYKVVTGLLCVLVLVVLMVRFGQPSLKAFRKRLSDKRQSRWIGPTQSQSVSYHRGKAGLQLNDNTDKRHSYPGLERLTVNTSREPSSNRNSDYDSYNL comes from the exons ATGCgttgtctctcttctcttcttctctccccagTTTTTCTCAACCTGTTCATCTCCAGAATGGATGGAAGGCTAGTACTTACCATCCTGGCCCTGTGTGTAATGAATGTCG taACCATTGAAATGAGCACATTtcccccccaacctctcacatCATCCAACTCCACTCCTGCTACCTCCGGTCCCATCACTCCCATCACTTCCTGTGAGTGTAATATCTCCACTTCCTGTTCCTCTCCGACCAAGCCCAAGTCTCTGCCACCTGCGCTGGGTGTTGTCAAGGTCAACTGGAAAGGAAAGTCCTGTAAGGGGGACatacacctgtctctcctcttgcaCCATTCCTTACCACTCTGTTTTAACAGTTTGGCTAATCATAGCCTTCAACTGGCAGAGTTGTGTGAGAGGAAGGGCTGCGAGGGCTCCCCAAAGTGGACTGAGACCCCTGCTAGGTCTGAGGGTTACCAGATCGATAGGGATGGAAGGGTTACCAATAACTCCTGTAAAACACTGAGGATCCAATGCGTAG ACGTCCCAGATCAGTTAGTGGGCTATAAGGTGGTGACTGGACTGCTGTGTGTTCTGGTGCTGGTGGTGCTGATGGTGCGTTTCGGGCAGCCCTCCCTCAAGGCCTTCCGTAAGAGAC TGTCAGACAAGAGACAGAGTCGGTGGATCGGACCTACGCAGAGCCAAAGTG TCTCCTACCATAGAGGGAAGGCTGGACTCCAACTTAACGACAACACAGACAAGAGACACTCCTACCCTG GATTGGAGAGGCTGACGGTGAACACCAGCCGAGAGCCGTCGTCTAACAGAAACAGTGATTATGACTCTTATAACTTgtga